CCGGCTACCATCCAGCCCTCGCCCGCCTGACCTTCGAGCGGATGAAAACGCATCCGAAAGATCCTCTGCCGATGTTCAAGTGGTAATTTGGATCATGCTATCTCCTCAAGAACTACAAATCCAAAGGAGCGAATCATGTTTATCCTGAAAGAAGAAGATTTGCTGCGCTTGTGGCAGATCAACCAGTTTGATATTCCCAAAGATCAGTGGGTTTTCTTTGGATTGCGTGGCTGCCTTCCGGTTGACGATCAGGATCACTCCTTTGCGCGGGAGCATCGGCTTGAGGTCGTCACTCCCGACTATGTTCATCCGCGATGCACGATCGGCCAGTGGGCTCCGGGCAAGGGCTTTGCGGTGTTTCCGGGTAGTACGGTTCCGCATCGCAAGCATGTGGAGAGCTCCATCAGCAAAAATGGGCAGGGTACTAACCAGCTGCTCACCGGTTGCTACAAGGACTACCGGAAAGGGGTGCATAAAGCAGGCCAATCGACCGGGCATCAGGCGTTTCGGCAGGATCACAAGCTTCCGGTTCGCCGCACGGCCGATGATGTCGATTATGACGCGGACGATCGCGTCGAGTTCGGCCAGCCGTTCGATAACCTTCACGCCGGCTGGTGTATGAGCGTCGAATCAGACCTTTACGCGAGTGCCGGTTGCCAGGTGCTGGTGGGATTTCCGCAATGCGAAAAACGCGGGAACAATCCGGACACCGGCCCCTGGAAAGCTTTCAAGGAGAATGCCTACGCAATCGACCAGCGCAGTTTTCATTACGTCCTCCTGACCGGGTGGGAAGCGCAGCGGGTGGCCACTTCCCAAAGGGCGATGTCGCCTCGGCTGCGGTTCGGTTCGCAAGGGGAGCTTGTTCACGTCATTCAGCAGAAGCTCAGTGCGCGGGGTTTTTACGAAGGTAAAATCGATAGCGACTTCGGCCTTCGAACGCTTCAGGCTCTGCTCGACTTCCAGACCGCCGAATTTGGCCCGAGCGAAGACGACGGCATCGTCGGCCCGCAGACGGCCTCCGCGCTTGCCATCGACTGGCCCGACACCCTTTCCGGCATCTATGTTGTCGCCCCGGCAGCGCCGACAACAACGCCTGCCGGATTTTTCCGGTTTGAAGGAAACAACGCAGTCGCGCCAGACAACACGGTGTTTGCCAGGAAGTTTCGCAAGGGCGTGTACCATTACGGCAAGACGACCATCCGGGATTTTGTCCGTCAAAACCGGACGGCGTTTTCAGACGTTTCGACCTCTCTGTTGAACATCATGGACGCCGTGTCGGAGAACGAAGGCAAGCTGGAGGCGATCAATACGTGGGACAACGCCTTTCTGACTTTCGGCACTTTTCAGTGGACTGTCGGCACAGGCGCGGGCAGCGGAGAGCTTCCAGCCTTGCTCGCGCGGCTCAAGCAGGATGACGCAGATGTCTTTGAGCGCTACTTCGGCCAGTTTGGCCTTGATGTGACGGGGGTTCGTGCCGGAGCGCCCGAGAATCCGGGTATCACGCCTACCGGTTACTGCTCGCTCGATGGTGAAAAAATTTCCAGTTCGGCAGCAAAGGAGAAGTTGCGCACGCTTGAGTGGGCTTACCGTTTCTGGCTTGCCGGTCACGACGACGTTGTCCGCGCTGCTGAAATCCGGCAAGCGATGGATCGCATCCATATCTTCTACAATAGCCCCCGCCACCAAATCAACGGACGTCCGGTTTGCGATTACGTTTCGTCAGAATACGGCGTTGCCCTGCTTCTCGACCAGCATATCAACCGTCCCGGCCATGTGCCAAAGACGATCGCAGAAGCCGTGACGAAAGTCGGTGGCAGCAAAGACCCTGCAACCTGGAGTGACGACGACGAACGAAGGGTTCTCGACGAATACATCGACCTGCGCTCTCACACCAGTATGACCGATTCCGACAAGCGGGCGCAGAGAATCGCCAACGCAGTCGAAACCGGCATCATTTTGGACAAGCGAGGTTCGTTTGTTGTGTAGACGGAGTTAGTATTTTACAGGTAGCGCTACCACGTATCGGTAGCGCTTTTTGTCATTGCGAGGAGCGTCGTGACGTGGCGATTCAGTGATTGATTAACTGCGGATTTCAGACCTATTTTGAACAGGTTAGCCTGTTATGTTGATCTCAAGACCAAGTTGATAGGAGGCAAAAGAATGAGAATCAGTCAAATATTTGTAAGTCTTTCCTGGATACCGTTGGCGTTGTTTGCATGGGCGTATTGGCAGATATCGCATCTTGATGGCTGGAGTGCCTGGGCTGCCGGGTCAGTCTTTCTGCCCATCGTTTGGATCAGTATGCTCATGGGGTTAACTGGTGCAATTCTGTGGTTTCGTGAATGGCGTGGTAAGCGTCACACTTTGCCAATAGCAGCAGCGACTCTCTTGGCTGGTTCTGTTGCTATTTTCTTCTTGGTCAAGAGCGTTATTATTGGATAATTAGTATGAATACTTCAGTCATTGATGACTGCGTCGTAAGAGGAACTGAAAAAGGTGACGGCTGAGGTTCGAAAAATTATCGGTAGAGTAAATGATTTTTTTTCGATGGAGAGTAAGTTTAACCTAAATCCTATTTCTTAGGTGTGCTTAGATGGTGAAAAAAAAGAAATATATCCATAGAATCCTTTTTTTGCAGCCTGCTCAACAGCTGGTTACTTGGATATTTTCAACTTCAATTATTTGTGCTATTGTGATTGTCTTAGATCTTGGCGGTATAATTAAGGTAAAGATTCAAACATCAGTATTTGTAGAGTTTGCCTCGTTGATTGCAGGTATAAGCGGTACGGTAGGTGCAATAATGGTTGGTTTTATTATTTCTAAGCTTCAGTCGATTGAGTCTGGTCGACAGTTATGGTACATAGAACTCAAGCATGAGTTAAAAGAGATGAGAGATGTTCTACATAGTTTAGTATATGAATATTTTCAATTATGTGAGCCTTTAGATAAATGTATTCAATATCTTGAGAACTTAAACATTCGTACAGACCTTTTTGCGGTAAAATTAGATTGGGATACTATCCAAAAGCCATCCCGTCTTGCTTTTGGTGATGCCGATATTGATGTGAAGAATAAAAATGTCTATTCATTAATTCAGTCTATAGTTCATGTTGAAGAATATATTGATGAATTGAGAATTAGCTGGGTTGCATCAAATGTGGTAGGGTCACTTTTAAGAGATTGTAGTAATAAATTATTTGCATTGCTGTTGCTTTCTTTGGGCTTCATGGCGTTTTTTGCGATTTCAGATGCTGAATATAGCTTTAATTCTTATTTGTTTTTGGTATTTATAGTGGCATTTTTGATGTATATTGGTATCGTGCTTGTTGAGATAATTATACATACTAATGATTTTGTGAGGAATGTTAATTCTTCAAATAACGGTAAAATGGATGATTTGGAGTTGCGAGATTGATATACAAAATGCTGTAGTTTTCATTAAAACGCATTACAATATTTAGTTAGCTGCATTCTGAACCCACCCTCCCAAACAACTCATACGCGGTCGAGTCTTCGACCGTCACCTGTCGGAATTCTCCTTCTTCCACAGCTTCATCGCCAATCTCGATAATTACGTCGTTATCGACTTCGGGGGCGTCGTATTCGGTTCTTCCGTAGGCAACGTTATCCTCGATTCGGTCGATGAGGACGGTGAGCGTTTGGCCTTCAAGCTTTCGGTTGAGGCTGGCGGCTATGCTTTCTTGCAGTTCCATCAGTTCGCCGACCCGCTCTTCCTTCTCTTTGTCGCTGATCGTATCCTCAAGCGCGTAGGCGGGGGCGTGCTCTTCGTGGCGGTAGGGGAAGCAGCCGAGGCGGTCGAAGCGGGCCTGGCGCACGAAGTCGAGCAGCTCGTCGAACTCTTCGCGGGTTTCGCTGGGGTAGCCGGCGATCATGGTGGTGCGGAGGCGGATGTCGGGGTTCTTCTGGCGAATGGCGTCGATCAACTCTTCCGTGCCTTTGCGCCCGATGCCGCGCTGCATCGATTTCAGGATGCGGTCGTTGATGTGCTGCAACGGCATGTCGAGGTAGTTGCAGACGTTACGGCGCTGGCGCATGGTATCGATTACCTCCAGCGGGAAGTTGAGCGGGTAGGCGTAGAGGAGGCGGATCCAGTCGAAGCCCATGTCGGAGAGGCGCAGCGTGAGGTCGTTGAGCGCCGGTTTGCCGTAGAGGTCGTAGCCATAGACGCTGATGTCCTGCGCGATGAGGTTCAGCTCGCGGACGCCCTGCTCCTGGAGCAGCGCGGCTTCGCGGAGGAGCTGCTCGATGGGCTGGCTGACGTAGGGGCCGCGGATTTTCGGGATGGAGCAGAAGGAGCAGCGGCGGTTGCACCCCTCGCTGATTTTCAGGAAGGCGTAGTGCGGTGGCGTGAGCAGTTCGCGCCGGTCGTACAGCTCCTCGCAGTAGTGCGCGCCAATGGCCGCGAGCACGTCGGGGAGCTGGCGGGTGCCGAACCATCCGTCAACCTCCGGCATCTCCTCGCTCAGCTCCTTGCGGTAGAGTTCGACGAGGCAACCCATCACGTACACCTCGCGCACGATGCCCTCCTCCTTTTTGCCGATGGCGGCGAGCATTTCGTCGATCGACTCCTTTTTGGCGTCCTCGATGAAGCCACAGGTGTTGATGAGGATGATGCTTGCCTCGTCAACGTCGTCGGTGAAGGTCAGTCCCGAAGCGACCGCCTGCGCGGTGAGCCGTTCGCTATCGACGGTGTTTTTCGAGCAGCCGAGGCTGAGCAGGAAGATCGCCGGTTTCCGTTCGTTACTTGTTGCCATTGCGGTTGAACTCCATGAGGAATGACTCTTTCCAGTCGGTGAAGTCGCCTGCCGCGATGTGCTCGCGCGCCGTTCTGGTGAGCCAGAGGTAGAACGAGAGGTTCTGCATCGTGCAGAGCTTCAGGCCGAGAATTTCGCCGACGTTGAGCAGGTGGCGGATGTAGGCCCGGCTGTAGTTGCGGCAGACGTGGTTGTCGAACCCTTCGTCAATCGGGCGGAAGTCGTCGGCGTATTTTGCCGAGCGCAGGTTGAGTGTCCCCTTGCGGGTATAGACGCGCCCGTTGCGCCCCTCGCGCGTCGGGATGACGCAGTCGAACATGTCGACGCCCCGCTCGATGGCGTTGAGGATGTTCGAGGGCGTGCCGACGCCCATCAGGTAGCGTGGCTTCGATTCGGGCAGAATCGTGTGCGACAGCTCCAGCATCCGGTACATCTCCTCGGCCGGTTCGCCAACCGCCATGCCGCCGACCGCGTAGCCATCGAAATCCATCCCGATCAGCTCACGGCTGGAGTGCGCCCGCAAATCGTCAAACGTGCCGCCTTGGGTTATGCCGAACTGGAATTGCTCGTGGCCGTAGTGAGGGCGGGTCGAGAGGAAGTGCTTGCGCGCCCGCTCGGCCCAGCGCAGCGTCAGCTCTCCGGACTTCTGCACATACTCGCGCTCGGCGGGCCACGGCGGGCACTCGTCGAGCGGCATCATGATGTCGCTCCCGATAATACGCTGCGTATCGACCACGTTCTCTGGCGTAAAATGGAGTTTCGAACCGTCGAGGTGCGACTTGAACATTACCCCCTCCTCGCTGATCTTGCGCAGGTCGGTGAGCGAATAGACCTGGTAGCCGCCGCTGTCGGTCAACAGTGGGCCGTCCCAGTTCATGAAACGGTGCACGCCTCCAGCCTTGAAGAGGATGTCGTTGCCGGGTTTCAGATAGAGGTGGTAGGTGTTGGCCAGAATGATCTTAGCGTCGAGCGCTTTCAGCTCGTCCGGCTCGACTGATTTGACGCTCGCCCGCGTGCCGACTG
This portion of the Chlorobaculum parvum NCIB 8327 genome encodes:
- a CDS encoding peptidoglycan-binding domain-containing protein, whose amino-acid sequence is MFILKEEDLLRLWQINQFDIPKDQWVFFGLRGCLPVDDQDHSFAREHRLEVVTPDYVHPRCTIGQWAPGKGFAVFPGSTVPHRKHVESSISKNGQGTNQLLTGCYKDYRKGVHKAGQSTGHQAFRQDHKLPVRRTADDVDYDADDRVEFGQPFDNLHAGWCMSVESDLYASAGCQVLVGFPQCEKRGNNPDTGPWKAFKENAYAIDQRSFHYVLLTGWEAQRVATSQRAMSPRLRFGSQGELVHVIQQKLSARGFYEGKIDSDFGLRTLQALLDFQTAEFGPSEDDGIVGPQTASALAIDWPDTLSGIYVVAPAAPTTTPAGFFRFEGNNAVAPDNTVFARKFRKGVYHYGKTTIRDFVRQNRTAFSDVSTSLLNIMDAVSENEGKLEAINTWDNAFLTFGTFQWTVGTGAGSGELPALLARLKQDDADVFERYFGQFGLDVTGVRAGAPENPGITPTGYCSLDGEKISSSAAKEKLRTLEWAYRFWLAGHDDVVRAAEIRQAMDRIHIFYNSPRHQINGRPVCDYVSSEYGVALLLDQHINRPGHVPKTIAEAVTKVGGSKDPATWSDDDERRVLDEYIDLRSHTSMTDSDKRAQRIANAVETGIILDKRGSFVV
- the rimO gene encoding 30S ribosomal protein S12 methylthiotransferase RimO; protein product: MATSNERKPAIFLLSLGCSKNTVDSERLTAQAVASGLTFTDDVDEASIILINTCGFIEDAKKESIDEMLAAIGKKEEGIVREVYVMGCLVELYRKELSEEMPEVDGWFGTRQLPDVLAAIGAHYCEELYDRRELLTPPHYAFLKISEGCNRRCSFCSIPKIRGPYVSQPIEQLLREAALLQEQGVRELNLIAQDISVYGYDLYGKPALNDLTLRLSDMGFDWIRLLYAYPLNFPLEVIDTMRQRRNVCNYLDMPLQHINDRILKSMQRGIGRKGTEELIDAIRQKNPDIRLRTTMIAGYPSETREEFDELLDFVRQARFDRLGCFPYRHEEHAPAYALEDTISDKEKEERVGELMELQESIAASLNRKLEGQTLTVLIDRIEDNVAYGRTEYDAPEVDNDVIIEIGDEAVEEGEFRQVTVEDSTAYELFGRVGSECS
- the tgt gene encoding tRNA guanosine(34) transglycosylase Tgt, producing the protein MKFSVTAKDSSSAARCGVLSTAHGDIPTPIFMPVGTRASVKSVEPDELKALDAKIILANTYHLYLKPGNDILFKAGGVHRFMNWDGPLLTDSGGYQVYSLTDLRKISEEGVMFKSHLDGSKLHFTPENVVDTQRIIGSDIMMPLDECPPWPAEREYVQKSGELTLRWAERARKHFLSTRPHYGHEQFQFGITQGGTFDDLRAHSSRELIGMDFDGYAVGGMAVGEPAEEMYRMLELSHTILPESKPRYLMGVGTPSNILNAIERGVDMFDCVIPTREGRNGRVYTRKGTLNLRSAKYADDFRPIDEGFDNHVCRNYSRAYIRHLLNVGEILGLKLCTMQNLSFYLWLTRTAREHIAAGDFTDWKESFLMEFNRNGNK